In Betaproteobacteria bacterium, the genomic window AGTTCGAAGACCAGGAGCCCCGCCAGCAGGGCCGGAAGCAGGTGCAGGAGCAGCGCACCCAGGAGGGCAGTCGCGGCGAAGATCCAGGCGGCGACTTGGTGGCGGTCGACGGGGGCGGTCACGGACGGGGGGCCTTGGCGGGCATCATGGTCGCTTCGCCCTCGATGACCACGCGGTCTCCCACGGTGCAGACGGTATCCAGCACCACCCGGTTGCGCTCCGGATAGACCTCGCGCACCGTCGCCGTGGCCCTGACCGTGTCCCCCGGCCGGACCGGGGATTTGAAGCGCAGGCTTTGGGCCACGTAGATGCAGCCGGGGCCGGGCAGGCGCGTGCCCAGAACGGCGGAGATGAGGCTGGCGGTCAGCATGCCGTGGGCGATGCGGCCACCGAATTGCGTGCTCTTGCCAAACTCCTCGTCGAGATGGGCGGGGTTCACATCGGTGGAAATGCCCGCGTAGAGGACGATGTCCGCTTCGGTGATGGTTTTGGCGAGACTGTCGGTCATTCCCGGGACAAGGTCGGCGACGGTGTAGATCATGGCAACTCCTGGCAGGTGGAGGGGAAGGGGGAAGGGCGGGTTACTGGGTGCGCAGGGCTTCTACCGGGTCGAGCAGGGCTGCGCGGCGGGCGGGGAGAACGCCGGCCAGCAGGCCGATAGCCGCTGCGGCGACTTCCGCCGCGATGACGAAGGCCAAGGGCGTATGGACGGGGAGCGCGGGGACGGCCAGATGGATCGCCTGAGCCAGGCCGACGCCAAGGATCAGGCCGAAGAGCCCTCCCAGGGCGGAAAGCGCCACCGCCTCGCCGAGAAAGAGGGCGAGGATGGAGCGCCGCGGCGCTCCCAGGGCCACCAGCAGGCCGATCTCGCCGGTGCGCTCGCTGACGGCGATGGTCATGATGGTGACGATGCCGACCCCACCCACCAGCAGCGAAATCCCGCCCAGGGCACCGACGGCCAGGGTCAGCACGTCGAGGATGTTGGAGAGGGTTTTCAGCATCTCCTCCTGGGTGACGATGGTGAAATCCTCGCGGCTGTGGCGGGCGATCAGGCGCTCCTTGATGGCGCTGGCGACCATGGCCGAGGGCACGCCTTCGGCGGCGGAGACGTTGATCTCGTCCACGCCTTCCCGGTTGAACAACTCCTGGGCGCGGCCGGCGGGGATGAAGGCGCTGTCGTCCAGGTCGATGCCGAGGAACTGGCCCTTGGATTCCATGATGCCGATGATGCGGAAGTGCAGGCCGCCGATGCGCAGGCGCTGGCCAAGGGGGTTCTCGCTGCCGAACAACTCGTTCTTCAGCTTGGGGCCGAGGACCACGAAGGCCCGGGCACCGGCGTCGCCGTCCTCCGCAGGCAGGAACTGGCCGCTTCGCACGCGGGCCTTGAAGACTGCCGGCATTTGGGCGTTGACCCCATAGATCAAGGTGCGCCGGGTGCGGCCGTTGCCCTCCACCTCGGCGTTGCCCCGGGCGTTGGGGGTGACGGCGACGATGTGAGGCAGCCGCTCCAGGGCCCGGGCATCGTCCAGGGTCAGGGGGCGGGCGCTGGAAGGCAGGCCCGAGGGTGTTCCCCCGGTCTTGGTCTTGCCTGGCACGATGGTGATGTTGTTGGTGCCGAACTGGGTGAATTCGCCCAGGACGAAGCGATGGATGCCCTCGCCGATGGACGTGAGCAGGATCACCGCGGCAATGCCCACGGCGATGCCCAGGAGCGTGAGGAAGCTCCTGAGGCGCTGGGCGGTGATGGCGCGCAGGGCGAGGCGGAGGGCGTCGGAAAAGAGCATCAATGCTTCATCAAAGCCTGCACCGGGTCCATCCGTGCCGCCCGGCGGGCCGGCATGACGCCGAAGATGAGGCCGGTGGCAAGCGCCGTGCCGAGGCCGGCGATGACTGCCCAATCGGGCGGGTAGGCGGGAAAGACCGGAAAGGCAAGGCGGATGCCAAAGGCGCCGAGTTGGCCCAATCCGTAACCGACGCCGGCCCCCACGGTAGAGAGCATGGCCGCCTCGGTGAGAAACACGGCGCGGATGGTGCGGCCCGGGGCGCCCAGGGCCTTGAGCAGCCCGATTTCGCCCGTACGCTGGGTGACGGCCACCAGCATGACGTTCATCACCAGGATGCCGGCCACGGCGAGGCTGATGGCGGCGATGCCGGCGACGCCCAGGGTGAGCGCGCCGAGGAGCTTGTCGAAGGTGGCCAGCACGGCGTCCTGGGTGATGACCGTGACGTCCTCCTCGCCCTGGTGGCGGGCCTTGAGGATGGCCAGCACCTGGTCCCGGGCGGCGGGGATGGCCTCCCGGCTCTTGGCCTCCACCAGGATGCGGAACAGGGTGTTGGAATTGAACATGGCCTGGGCCAGGGCCACGGGGACGATGATGAGCTGATCGGTATCCATCCCCAGGCCGGTGCCGGCGGACTTGAGCACTCCCACCACCCGCACCCGGCGGTCGCCGACACGCACCAGTTGGCCGACGGCCGGGGTGGCGCCAAAGACTTCCTCGCGGATCTTGGCGCCGATCACCACCACGGGGGCGCCGCGGTTCCAGTCTTCCTCGGGCAGGAAGCTTCCCTGGGCGAGTTCGAAATTGCGCACGGCGAGAAGCTCAGCCGTGGAGCCGGCGACCATGCCTTCCCGCAGCTTGCCGCCGAAACTCAGCTCGGACGTTCCCACCGTCAGCGGCGCCAGGCGCTTGACCGCCGGGGCGCGCAGCAGGGCGGCGGCGTCGTCCACCGTGAGGTCCCGCGGCGTGCTGGTGATGGCGGTGGCGGGATTGAAGCCGCCGGTGCCGGTCTTGCCCGGCAGCACGATGACCAGATTGGTGCCCAGGGAAGAAAACTGCCCCACCACGTAGCGCCGTGCCCCGTCCCCCAGGGCGGTGAGGACCACCACGGCGGCGACGCCGATGGACATGGCCAGCACCGAGAGGCCGGTGCGCAATGGGGTGCCGACGGCCGCGTCGCGGGCGAAGCGCAGGATATCGGCGGTGCGCATGGTGCGATCCCCTAAATCCGCGGCAGCGTGCTGGCCGTTCGCCCTGAGCCTGTCGAAGGGCGGGATGCTCCGGGCTTCGACAGGCCTGTTCTGCGCAATGTCGAAGT contains:
- a CDS encoding MaoC family dehydratase: MIYTVADLVPGMTDSLAKTITEADIVLYAGISTDVNPAHLDEEFGKSTQFGGRIAHGMLTASLISAVLGTRLPGPGCIYVAQSLRFKSPVRPGDTVRATATVREVYPERNRVVLDTVCTVGDRVVIEGEATMMPAKAPRP
- a CDS encoding ABC transporter permease gives rise to the protein MLFSDALRLALRAITAQRLRSFLTLLGIAVGIAAVILLTSIGEGIHRFVLGEFTQFGTNNITIVPGKTKTGGTPSGLPSSARPLTLDDARALERLPHIVAVTPNARGNAEVEGNGRTRRTLIYGVNAQMPAVFKARVRSGQFLPAEDGDAGARAFVVLGPKLKNELFGSENPLGQRLRIGGLHFRIIGIMESKGQFLGIDLDDSAFIPAGRAQELFNREGVDEINVSAAEGVPSAMVASAIKERLIARHSREDFTIVTQEEMLKTLSNILDVLTLAVGALGGISLLVGGVGIVTIMTIAVSERTGEIGLLVALGAPRRSILALFLGEAVALSALGGLFGLILGVGLAQAIHLAVPALPVHTPLAFVIAAEVAAAAIGLLAGVLPARRAALLDPVEALRTQ
- a CDS encoding ABC transporter permease; this translates as MRTADILRFARDAAVGTPLRTGLSVLAMSIGVAAVVVLTALGDGARRYVVGQFSSLGTNLVIVLPGKTGTGGFNPATAITSTPRDLTVDDAAALLRAPAVKRLAPLTVGTSELSFGGKLREGMVAGSTAELLAVRNFELAQGSFLPEEDWNRGAPVVVIGAKIREEVFGATPAVGQLVRVGDRRVRVVGVLKSAGTGLGMDTDQLIIVPVALAQAMFNSNTLFRILVEAKSREAIPAARDQVLAILKARHQGEEDVTVITQDAVLATFDKLLGALTLGVAGIAAISLAVAGILVMNVMLVAVTQRTGEIGLLKALGAPGRTIRAVFLTEAAMLSTVGAGVGYGLGQLGAFGIRLAFPVFPAYPPDWAVIAGLGTALATGLIFGVMPARRAARMDPVQALMKH